The Stigmatella aurantiaca genome includes the window GACGGCATCTGCATGGCGTTCGGCATCCGCAACGTCCCCGACCGGCCCAAGGCCCTGCGGGAGATGGCGCGCGTGACGCGCCCGGGCGGCCGCATCGCCATCCTGGAGCTGTCCGAGCCCCAGGGCGGGCTGCTGGGCCCCCTGCTGCGCTTTCAGATCCGCACGGTCGTCCCCTGGCTGGGCGCCAAGCTCTCCGGCTCCGGCGAGTACCGCTACCTCCAGGAGTCCATCGCCGCCTTCCCCCAGCCGGAGGCCTTCGCGGACATCATGCGCGAGGCGGGCCTGGAGGTGCTCCAGGTGCACAAGCTGACCCTGGGCGTGTGCTGCCTGTTCGTGGCCCAGCCGCGCGCGAAGCCGTGAGGACCCCGGGGGGCACCATGACGTTCCGTCACCCGCTCCTGGGGCTCCTGGCCCTGGCCTTCACCGGGTGCGTCACCGCGCCCCGGGGCCCCGAGCGCACCGCGGAGGCCTACGCGAAGGCGCTGGAGGACAACCGCCTGCCCCAGGCCTATGCCCT containing:
- the ubiE gene encoding bifunctional demethylmenaquinone methyltransferase/2-methoxy-6-polyprenyl-1,4-benzoquinol methylase UbiE yields the protein MFDQIAPRYDLLNRMMSLGIDQRWRRKTVKALALKPGYRVLDLATGTGDLALKVLKYHPDGTVVGLDPSEGMMEIGRQKVAAQGLSAQCELKRGDAQALPFEDNSFDGICMAFGIRNVPDRPKALREMARVTRPGGRIAILELSEPQGGLLGPLLRFQIRTVVPWLGAKLSGSGEYRYLQESIAAFPQPEAFADIMREAGLEVLQVHKLTLGVCCLFVAQPRAKP